The Camelina sativa cultivar DH55 chromosome 14, Cs, whole genome shotgun sequence genome includes a window with the following:
- the LOC104742852 gene encoding tubby-like F-box protein 7 produces MPLSRSLLSRRISNSFRYNQGETTAPGPDSIPLPSASNMAAGSSSWSAMLPELLGEIIRRVEESEDRWPQRRDVVTCACVSKKWREITQEFARSPLNSGKITFPSCLKLPGPREFSNQCLIKRNKKTSTFYLYLALTPSFTDKGKFLLAARRFRTGAYTEYIISLDADDFSQGSNAYVGKLRSDFLGTNFTVYDSQPPHNGAKPSNGKASRRFASKQISPQVPAGNFEVGHVSYKFNLLKSRGPRRMVSTLRCPSSSSSSSSSAGLCFDQNPCDVTKIMKKPNKDGSSFTILKNKAPRWHEHLQCWCLNFHGRVTVASVKNFQLVATVDQSQPSGKGDEETVLLQFGKVGDDTFTMDYRQPLSAFQAFAICLTSFGTKLACE; encoded by the exons ATGCCTTTGTCACGGTCCCTCCTCTCGCGGAGGATCTCGAACTCGTTTAGGTATAATCAGGGAGAGACGACGGCACCGGGACCCGATTCGATTCCGCTTCCGTCGGCGTCGAACATGGCCGCTGGATCGTCGTCTTGGTCGGCGATGCTCCCTGAGTTGTTAGGCGAGATCATTCGTCGCGTGGAGGAGAGTGAGGACCGGTGGCCACAACGCCGTGATGTAGTGACTTGCGCCTGCGTTTCTAAGAAATGGAGAGAGATCACTCAGGAATTCGCTAGATCGCCTCTCAACTCCGGCAAAATCACTTTCCCTTCTTGCCTTAAATTG CCAGGTCCACGAGAGTTTTCGAATCAGTGCTTGATAAAGAGGAACAAGAAGACATCAACTTTTTACTTGTATCTTGCTCTTACTCCAT CATTCACTGATAAAGGAAAGTTTCTTCTGGCGGCACGGAGGTTCAGGACCGGTGCTTATACTGAGTACATCATATCACTTGATGCTGATGATTTCTCTCAAGGAAGTAATGCCTACGTTGGAAAATTAAG ATCAGATTTTCTTGGGACCAACTTTACAGTATACGATAGCCAACCGCCACATAACGGAGCGAAGCCTTCAAACGGCAAAGCCAGTCGCAGATTTGCATCGAAGCAGATAAGCCCTCAAGTTCCAGCAGGCAACTTTGAAGTCGGTCATGTTTCTTATAAATTCAACCTCTTGAAATCAAGAGGTCCAAGAAGAATGGTAAGCACACTCCGATGCCCatcctcctcatcctcttcGTCATCATCCGCTGGACTCTGTTTCGACCAGAATCCATGTGATGTaaccaaaataatgaaaaaaccCAACAAGGATGGTTCCAGCTTCACAATACTAAAGAACAAAGCTCCGAGATGGCACGAGCACTTGCAATGCTGGTGTCTCAATTTCCATGGACGAGTAACTGTTGCGTCTGTCAAGAACTTTCAGTTGGTTGCGACCGTGGACCAAAGTCAACCGAGCGGTAAAGGCGATGAAGAAACAGTTCTTCTACAGTTTGGCAAAGTGGGAGATGACACTTTCACAATGGATTATAGGCAGCCTCTTTCTGCATTTCAGGCTTTTGCTATCTGTCTCACAAGTTTCGGCACTAAACTTGCCTGCGAGTGA